The DNA window TGCATCTCGATGGAGCGGACTTCGACGGTCCTGAACTGCCCGTCCGACATGGGGCCGAGGAGCAGTTCGTCGCCCGTCTCTACCGACCCGGAGTTGATGGTGCCGCTGGCGACCGCGCCGACGCCGGTCACGCTGTAGCTCCGGTCGATGTACATCGTGAACTCGCCGCTGTCGGCCGTCGTCTTCGGCAACCGCTCGAACATCGTATCGAGCATGTCGAGGCCGTCCATCGTGACCGCGCTGGTCAGCAGAATCGGGACGACGTTCTCGTCCACTTCCTCGATTGCCACGTCGACGCCATGGCGTTCGACGCGAAGCGGTACCTTGCCGACCTCACGGAGGAGCTGTTCGACTTCGCGTTCGACCTCCGTGGCCCGCTCCTCGCTCACTGCATCGGTCTTCGTGATGGCGACGATGGTCGGGAGTTCGGTCGCCAACAGGATTCCGAGGTGTTCGCGCGTCGTCTTCGTCGGGCCGTCGTCGGCCGCGACTGTCAACAGGCCGTAGTCGAGTTTCTGCCCGACGAGGCCGCGAATCGTGGTTCGAAGCCACGGTTCGTGTCCCACGGTGTCCACGAAGGAGACGAGGCGGTCGCTCTCCTCGACCACCCGCGCACGGTCGGACTTGCGATGCGGGTTGTCCATGCGGACCGGTCCGTCGTCGTCGAAGCCGTACACCGCGTAGGAGAGGTCGGCGCTGAGACCGCGCTGAACTTCGTGCGGTTGGACGTCGAGATACCCCCGCGTCCCACCTTCGCCGTCGTCCGCTTGCCCGGTGACGAGGCTACCGACCAGCGTGCTCTTGCCGTGGTCCACGTGGCCCGCCGTCCCGACGACGATGTGTTCGCTGTCGATGTCGAGGACCCCCCCTTCCCGAATGGTTGCGACGCCGACCAGCCCGCCGCTCCCGTTCCGTGTCGAGGCGCGAATACTGGTCTCGCTTTCGTCGATGCCCCACGTCTGTACGTCCTCGATGTGCGCACCCGCTTCCTCGGCGAGCAGCGACAGCACGTCCATCGATTCGGAAAAGGCGTCCGGGTCGATACCCGCCAAGCCGCCGTCGTCGGTCACTCCGACGACGTACGTCGCCACGCCGTCGCCCGAAAGGACGCGGTGTCGTAGTTGCGCGGCCAGACTTTCCATCCGCCCGTGGGCGAGGTGGATTTCCCTCGTGAGTCGTTCCTTGAACTCCACGCTGCCGCCCTCCTGCTCTCCCCGGTCGAGAGCGCGCTGTAAGGCGGCGCGGTCGGCGCTCATGGACGCGAATTAGGGACGATAGGTCAAAAGGGTTACCCGCGTTACAGGCCGGTTCGCACCGAATCGATACGATGCACTCGGGAGTTATATTTATGTCTCGACGGTCAGCGTCTCGTCGTGGCTGAACTCGGTTCGAACGTGGTCACGTCGGAGCCGCCCCGTCGTAACGATGGTCGCGTTCGGCGCGTCGGCGTCGATGGAGAAGACGAGCCACACGGACGTCGATTCGCCGCCGTCGAGGACGCTCGGCTGAAAGCCGGTCGCGTTCTTGAGCGGCTGATGGCCGTGAAGCGTGCCGTTCGACCGGAGCGCGAACGCCTGTGGTCTGAGACCCAGCGAATCGCTCCCGGCGTTCGTGACGTTCATCGAAACGAGCAGAAACTCCTCACCGTCATCCGGCTTGTACACACCGTCGTCGCCGCTTTCCGGGTTCAGCTTCGAGACTCGTTTCGCGTTCCATCGCACGTCGAGCGCTCCTGTCGCGTCGGTCGGGGCTGTGGAGTTCGCGGTAACGTTCCATCCGCCGTTCGTCTGCACCGTACCGCCGGTGCCGAGGATCATCGGCGCGACGACCGTCGCGGCCACGATGGCGAGGATGGCGACGAAGACGACGGTCACCGCTTTCCGCGGAACCTCGTCGGGAAGAGGAACGGATTCCGGAATCGAAATCGGGAGGGAAAAGCCGTCTTCGTCGGAGTCCGGTTCGTCGCCCCCGCCGTCGGCGAACCGTTCCACGAGGTCGTGGAGCTCGCGCGCCTCGACGATGGTCCGGAGTTTCTCGCCGTCCACCAACTGCACGCCAGCCTGTGAGCCGAGCTTCTCGGCGTCCTCGCTGAACGTGCCCGGCGTCACCACGGCACCTTCGTTGACGCCGAACTTCTTGCAGATTCCCACGAACTGCTGGAGTTCCTGTCCGCTAACGGCGTTCCCCGTTCCCGGCTTGGTCCAGATGAGCCCTTCCGCGCCGTCGCGTTGGAGGGCGACGAACGACTTTCCGGATTTCTCCGTCACCGTCGTCTGCCAACCCTGTTTCCCCCAGAGGGCGGCGACGAACTCCGGAAATTCGGACTCGGGTATGTGTCGTATCATGGTCTGAAGCGGGGCTCCCGGTTACTGCAGGTATGCTCAGTCATCGTATAAATATTATCGGACACGTCTATCGGCCCCGTCGGAGGACGAGGACGGCCGTCGCCACGAGCGCGACGAGCGCGACGGGAACGCCGAATCCCGGCAGCCCGCCCTCGGACACCGACTGTGCGGTGATGGTCTGCTCTGTCACGACGGAGGGAAGCGACATCGTCGTGGTCGTCGTCGCGTTCGTCGCCGTCGTTGTGGTCGTTGTGGTCGTGGTGGTCGTTGTGGTCGTGTTAGTGGTGGTCGTCGTCGTGGTCGTCGTGGTCGTCGTTGTCGTCGGCGGCTGGGCCGACGCGACGACGGCGGGAACGGTCGTGTCTTGGTCGCGGAGTTCGACGTAGAACGACGTACCCGGCTCGACGCCGCCGAAATCGAACGTCGCACCGAACGTCCGGTCTTGTGTCACCGTCGGCGTCTTCGGCTGGAAGAACGACCCGGACCCCTCCTTGTACGCGGTCACGTTGACCGTCGTTCCCGGCGCGAGATTGGTCGTTCCACCAATCGTGGGATGTTTCCCGACGATAAGCACGTCACCGGAGTAATCGAGCGAGACGCGGCGTTTCTCGACGGAGACGTTCGTGGTCGCTCGCTCCGGTTTGGAAACTAACGCGTTTTCCTCGCCGATTTCGAACGTCGCTTCGTACCTGTCCCCCGCCTCGATTCCGTGGTCGTCGGTATCGACGACCAAATAGAGCACGTCGTTCTCGTCGTCCATCACCAACCGCGTCGCCGTATCGCCGTCGAACTCGTTCGGGACGGTGTTCCGCTCGGCGTTCGTTTCACGGAAACGGATGCTGACGTTCTCATCGCTTCCGTCGAGCATCGACTTTTTCAGGAATCCAGACAGGCCGGACGCGTTGAGCGCGAGCACGAGTTTGTCGCCCTCCGCGACCGTCCCGTTTTCCGCCGGTGACGCCGCTTTGAACAGTTCTTTCGGGGTTTCGAACGTCGAGACGTCGGTCGCCGCCGGAAGGACGAACGTGCGCATGTTCCCGGTCGAACGCTTTTCCACCGTGAACGAACTGATATCCTGCGTGACGCCGTTTACTGTGACGTTCATGTTGTAGACGCCGGGTTGCAGCGGACCCGCTGCCGGAGCGACCTTCGGTGACCCCTTGATACCACCCTTTTCGAGCGAGACGACTTCGGTCGGGTCGTCGGCCCGGTAGGTATTGAGGTCGAGCGTTGTGGTCCCCCCGGTCACGTTGATTTGGACCCAAAATCCGTGTCCCGGCGACCAGATGTTGACGGTCGCCGATTTGGAGGCGTGAACGGTTATCGGAATCACATCTCCCCGATTGTCCGAGGGCGTATCCGACGAGAAGTTGGCGCTCTGGCTACTCGCACCGACGGACAAAATGGGACCGACGGCGAGCGAACAGAGGAGGACCGTGACGGCCAGCAGCGAAACGGCTCTGGAGACCCGCATTAGCTGACAACCTCACGACAGAATATGGGCCTCTCGGTGTGAGGTTCGAGATTCCGGCACATCTGGGACCTGATGGCCGGTGGCGTTAGTGTCGGCATGGTTTAGTACGAGATGTGTTATGAACCATCCGTAATAAATTCGTCCGTCAGTACCGCGGCTGATAATCAGCGGTCGTTCCGAACCCGTTCGTACGCCCGGTTGACACGCTTGAACGCCTCCTCGTTCCCGTCCGCCCGGTCGGGATGGACGCGCTTTACCTTCTCGCGGTACGCCTGCCGGACCGCATCCTCGTCGGCGTCCGCATCGACGCCGAGGATTCGGTAGGCTTCCGTCGGACTCGGACCGGACGACCCATTGACGGTAGTGCGCCCGCCTGCCGCTCGACCGCCGGTTCGTCCGCGGCCCTGTCCGGTCGCTTCCTGTCGTCCCGCGGCTTGCCAGCGCCCTCGCTCGCTCGCTTGCCGTCGCGCCTGCTCGCGTGCCGCACCCGGAGACGGTCCGAAGCCGCGGCTCGATTCTCGGTACGCCTCCCGCTCGACCTTCTTGGCGAGTCGCCCCGTAGCGTGATACCAGAGGATGCCGGTCGTGATGGCGAACGGGACGGCGAAGATGACGAGAACCAGGTTGTACGCGAATCCCAACGAAACCATCGAAACGGTAATCCCGGCGAAGATGGCGGCAATGCCGAGCAAGAGACGCGACCTGTGCACGGTTTCGCTACGGGTGGATGAGTGTTAAGCCTCTCGCCGCTACGAGTTCGCCGGGGGAACCCGAAGCGACTCGCTTTCGTCACTTCGAGAACTGGTGGTAGTAGACGATTGCATCGTACGTGCCGCCGGTGAACAGGTCGACGACGCGCTCCTCGATTCGTTCGAACCCGTTGGCCTCGAAGAACGCGCGTCCGCGTTCGTTCTCGGTGAAGATGGGGGCCGACAACTGCGTGAACCCGCGGTCGCTCACGCGGTCCTCTATCGCGGTGAGGAGGTCGCTTCCCACGCCCGTTCGCCACTCGTCGGGGTCGACGTAGATACTCCGTATCTCGCTTTCCCCGACGCGTTCGGGGTCGATGTCGGTGGTGGCGTACGCGAACCCGACCGGTTCACTATCCGCGGCGGAAACGAGGAATATCGCATCGTCGTCGTTGAGTTGCGTTTCGAGTCTGTCGGAACCGTACCACTCTTCGAACGCGACCTCCTGTTCCCGTTCGGAGAGGAAGCCGTAGGTGTGGTCCCACGCCGAACGAACGATACGACGGATGTCGTCCACGTCGTCTACCGTCGCCGGTCTGATTTCCATATGGACAGAACATCCACGACGAATAAAATGGTTGCTGGCCAGTTTTCGGGGACGCTCAGGAGCCAGGTGACTGGCGGCGGCCGCCCCGACCGAATGGGCAACTGTTAGGGGTTGGGACGACAACCGGCGAATCATGACCGATGCAGACGACCTCGCAGAGCAGGTACTGGCGGGCGACCTGCGCCTATACGAACTCGAAGACCACGCGGACCACGATACGGCGGCGGCGGCACGCCGGAAACTCCTCGAATCGGAAACGGATGCGACGCTCGATACCGTCGGGCAGTACGCCTTCCCGGCCGAGGACGCCGAGACTGCCATCGAAAACATGGTCGGGACCATTCAGGTTCCGCTCGGCGTGGCCGGGCCGGTCGCCGTCAGCGGCGGGTCGGCCGACGGCGAGTACTACCTCCCGCTCGCCACGACGGAGGGGGCACTCCTCGCCAGCGTCAACCGTGGCTGTTCCGTCATCGATTCCGCGGGTGGGGCGGACGCACGGGTGACGAAACAGGGGATGACCCGCGCACCCGTCTTCCGCGTGCAGGGAATCACGGAGGCCGAGGAGGTCGTGAACTGGGTTCGAGACAACCGTGACGCGCTCGCCGAGACCGCCGAATCCACGACCAACCACGGGGAACTGCTGGACGTGACGACCTACGTCGTCGGCGACTCCGTGTTCCTGCGGTTCGTCTACGACACCAAGGACGCGATGGGGATGAACATGGCGACCATCGCCACCCGCGAAGCGGCCTCGCTCGTGGAGGAAGAGACGCCCGCGAGTCTCGTCGCGCTGTCGGGGAACCTCTGTTCCGACAAGAAACCGGCCGCCATCAACGCGGTCGAGGGCCGCGGCCGGAGCGTCACAGCCGACGTGAAGATTCCGCGCGAGGTCGTCGAGGAGCGACTCCACACCACCCCGGAAGCCATCGAGGAGGCGAACACGCGAAAGAACCTCGTCGGCAGCGCGAAGGCCGGGGCACTCGGGTTCAACGCCCACGCGGCGAACGTCGTCGCCGCCGCCTTCCTCGCGACCGGACAGGACGCCGCGCAAGTGGTCGAGGGGAGCAACGCCATCACGACCGTCGAAGCCCGCGAAGACGAACTGTACGCCAGCGTCAGCATCGCCAGCCTCGAAGTCGGCACCGTCGGCGGCGGCACGAAGCTGCCCACGCAAGCGGAAGCGCTCGACGTGCTGGGACTCCGCGGCGGCGGCGACCCCGCCGGGAGCAACGCCGACGCGCTCGCGGAGATAATCACGGTCGGCGCGCTGGCGGGCGAACTCTCCCTCCTCGCCGCCCTCGCGTCCCGGCACCTTTCCAGCGCGCACGAGGAACTGGGGCGGTAAACCGTCCTCGGCTGTAAATCGGTGTGTCGATTTTGTCCATAAGACCAAACCATTTTTGCGAGAAATTTATTAGGCTGGGCGACGACTATTTGTTGGCACTCGCGGGGACGCCCCCCGCGGCGTGCCACCCAATGGTGACTCCCGATGGCAACATCACCCTCCGACGGGGACGCACCGATAACGGAATCCCAAGCGTATTACGTCCTCCAGTTTCTGAAGCTGTTGCTCACCGTCGTCACGTTGCTCGTCGCCGTCTGGAAGGCGCTGAACGGTGCGCTCCCCTGAGTCGGGACCGTCCCCCCGACTTTCGGACCCGAAATCGGCCGTGGGTTCAAACGCGACGGTAGCGTCCTCGACTCTCGCTGACCTCGCCGCGCCGAGCGAGTTTGTCGAGTGCCCGTTCCACGTAGTCGCTCGAAACCCCGCGCTCGTCCGCGTATCCGACCACTTCCGCTTCGGTCGGCCTGTCGAGGGTTGCGAGCGCGTCCAGAACCACCTGTTTTTTGCTTTTGCTGGCGCTCTGGCTCGAATCGCGGTTCGCGGCCGCGCTGACCGCCTCGGTATCGACCCCGGAGCGGTCGAGGAACTCCTCGTCGTCCATTCCGGCCGAATCGGCTTGCGAATCCATCTCCGCGAACGAGTCGAGTTCGGCGAACGCCTCGCCGTGGCCCTGTCGGTTGGCGAGCATGGACGCGCGCATCTCGCGGGCGTGATCCTCGTCGTCCGTCTCGACGAATTTCTTCAGCTTCTTGAACGTTCGGCGTTTCCCACAGCGCGGACACTGCGTCGTTTCGGGCCGTCCGTCGACGATCCACAGGTTGCTACAGCCGTTACACCCCACGACGCTGTACATACCGTTTCGTTCCGCGCCCTCCCTGTTCAACCCTCCGCTCGTGTCAGCGCCCCTATTCGCCGAGCAGTTCGTAGTAGAGCACGCCGAGCACGGTCCGACCGTCGTACACGCCGTCGTCGGCGATTTCCTCGCGGAGGCCGTCGAAGGTCGTCGTCGTCGGTCGGATGGTCTCGTTGTGGTCCAACTCCTGCTCGCCCGTCGGCACGCAGTCGTACGCGACGAAGTAGTGATGCACGCTGTCCGCGAACCCGTTCGCCGGTTCGACCGTCGTGAGGTGGCTGACCCGCGCCGCCTCGTAGCCAGTCTCCTCGACGAGTTCGCGCCGGGCCGCGGCCGCGAGATCGTCGTCGGCCGGTTCGACGCCGCCGACCGGCAGTCCCCGCGAAACCCGCGACACCGCCTGTCGCCACTCCTCGATGATGACGACATCGCCGTCTTCGGTGAAGGGGAGGACGACCACGCTCTCCGGTTCCGTGATGTAGTCGAAGTCGGTTTCGGTGCCGTCCGGCAGTCGAACGTCTTCGTTACGGACATCGAATCCCGGACACGAGTAAGCGACGCCTGATTCGAGCGTCTCCCACGCGAGGGAGTCGTTCTGGGGAGCCATACCGGAGTTGTTTCGAGCGACGGCAAAGGCACTTCGGTTTTCGAACGTCAACGTATTGCAAAGTGCTCTGTGATGTCATGATGGTCGCTCGTTAAGCCGTCGTTGCCGTCGTATCCCGAAGAGAACGGTTGTCGTGTTTTATTCGATTCGGCGTCGAATCCTTTCGGGGATTCATGAATTTCGAGCGGGTCAGCAGACGTGGGGTACTCGCGGCGACGGCCGGAGTGGTCGGGACGGCGGGAACGGTTCGGACGACATCCTCGGCCGAAGCGGCGGGAATGGACGGGAACCAAAACGGAACTATCAGCCACATCGTCATTTTCGGGGGGAGTCCGAACGACGTCATCGAATACGGACTCACGGTGAGCGGTCGGCTACAAAAGAGCGGGCGGAGCGGCGGTGCACCCATCGCCGACCGGTACGTCACCGTCGACCGGGAGGACGGCATCTCGAATCGGGGACAGCACGCCAGCGGTGCCGTCGCGGGCGGCGGCGACGCGTATCGCTTCACCGGGCGCATCACCCGATTTCGAGTCTCCCTCTCGGCCGCCCGGCGGAACGATGTCTCGGTTTATCTCGACGGTCGGCGGGTTCGGCCGGACGAACTCGGCGATGCGCCCGCCGCCAAGACGCCCGTCGAGTTTTTGGACTGCAACACCGCGCGGGTGACCGGGACGTTCCGGGGGGTTCGGATGCACACCAGCTTCTGGGACGAGGCGGGACTCGGCACGAACTGGTTGTTCCCGGGTCCAATCAGCGGAACCACCGTCCTGCATCCGGCGGCGGCACACGACTCATATCCGTTCGCCATCGACTCGGTGAGCCTCGACACCCGGAAACTGGAGACGCCGGGGCAACCGGCGACGTTCACCGCGGACAATCCGTACGCGGGACCGTGGTGTCGGGAGACGGGAGCACCGAACGGGAAACTACCGAACCACCTCGTCATCTTCGGCGGGGCTCCGGGCAACGCCGTTCGCTACCAGTTCTCCGTGAGCGGTCGGCTACGGAAGAGCGGGCGGAGCGACGGCGCGCCCATCGCCGACCGCTACGTCACCATTGACCGGGAAGACGAACTGTCAGGGAAACGCGCCCGCGGAGCGGTCGCGGGCGGCGGCGACGCCTACCGATTCTCCGGGGACATCACCGCGTTCGAAATCGACGGCGACGCGACCGTCTACCTCAACGGGCGGCGAGTGAACCCGGACGAACTCGGTGGAGAAAACAACGGGACCGGCGACGAGACGGGAGGTAACGAAATGGACGACAAGAACGGAAAATCGTCGAAGCGCATCGAATTCCTCGGTTGCGAACGGGCGGTAGTGACGGGCGACTTCGAACGGGTGACTATCGATACGTCGTGGTACGGGCCGGGCGGGTTCGCCACCTCGTACAACGAAATCGGTCCGGTGAGCGGCCGGACGCAAATCGACAGGTCGAACGTCGGCGACATCGGGGAATCCGGGTTCGTCATCGTCACCATCGCCGCCTACGAGTCGGGGAGCGCCGAGCCGACGATATCGAAGCGCAACCCGAACACGGAAGCGTGCAACAGGAAAATTCGTCCGACCACGGAAACGACCGAAACGACCGAGACCACGGAAACGACGGGTCAGACGACTGAGACCGAAACACAGGGGAGAACGACGCGGGAACCGGAGACCAGCGGGCAGACGTCCGAACCGACGACGGCGCAACGGGGAGAGACGTCTGACGGTGCATCCCGTACGTCACGAGAACCGAGCACGCCGGAGGAGAGCACGGCGAACGACACCCCAGCCGAAGCGACTGACACTGGGGGTGGAACGTCGAGCGAGAGCGCAGGAGGGACGAGCGGGAGTGGAAGTGGAACGAGCGGTGCAGGAACGGGAGAGAGCGAAGCGAGCGGAACGAGCAACGGAGCGAGCGGCAACGAAAGCGAGTAAAGCGGGTCGTTCTCG is part of the Haladaptatus paucihalophilus DX253 genome and encodes:
- a CDS encoding GNAT family N-acetyltransferase; its protein translation is MEIRPATVDDVDDIRRIVRSAWDHTYGFLSEREQEVAFEEWYGSDRLETQLNDDDAIFLVSAADSEPVGFAYATTDIDPERVGESEIRSIYVDPDEWRTGVGSDLLTAIEDRVSDRGFTQLSAPIFTENERGRAFFEANGFERIEERVVDLFTGGTYDAIVYYHQFSK
- a CDS encoding GTPBP1 family GTP-binding protein, which encodes MSADRAALQRALDRGEQEGGSVEFKERLTREIHLAHGRMESLAAQLRHRVLSGDGVATYVVGVTDDGGLAGIDPDAFSESMDVLSLLAEEAGAHIEDVQTWGIDESETSIRASTRNGSGGLVGVATIREGGVLDIDSEHIVVGTAGHVDHGKSTLVGSLVTGQADDGEGGTRGYLDVQPHEVQRGLSADLSYAVYGFDDDGPVRMDNPHRKSDRARVVEESDRLVSFVDTVGHEPWLRTTIRGLVGQKLDYGLLTVAADDGPTKTTREHLGILLATELPTIVAITKTDAVSEERATEVEREVEQLLREVGKVPLRVERHGVDVAIEEVDENVVPILLTSAVTMDGLDMLDTMFERLPKTTADSGEFTMYIDRSYSVTGVGAVASGTINSGSVETGDELLLGPMSDGQFRTVEVRSIEMHYHRVDEAKAGRIVGIALKGVREPEIERGMVLLPVDSDPEPVREFEAEVMVLNHPTRIGTGYEPVVHLETISETAVFEPEGGHLLPGDKGTTRVRFKFRPYLLEEGQRFVFREGQSKGVGTVTDVNPGK
- a CDS encoding BGTF surface domain-containing protein; this encodes MRVSRAVSLLAVTVLLCSLAVGPILSVGASSQSANFSSDTPSDNRGDVIPITVHASKSATVNIWSPGHGFWVQINVTGGTTTLDLNTYRADDPTEVVSLEKGGIKGSPKVAPAAGPLQPGVYNMNVTVNGVTQDISSFTVEKRSTGNMRTFVLPAATDVSTFETPKELFKAASPAENGTVAEGDKLVLALNASGLSGFLKKSMLDGSDENVSIRFRETNAERNTVPNEFDGDTATRLVMDDENDVLYLVVDTDDHGIEAGDRYEATFEIGEENALVSKPERATTNVSVEKRRVSLDYSGDVLIVGKHPTIGGTTNLAPGTTVNVTAYKEGSGSFFQPKTPTVTQDRTFGATFDFGGVEPGTSFYVELRDQDTTVPAVVASAQPPTTTTTTTTTTTTTTNTTTTTTTTTTTTTTATNATTTTTMSLPSVVTEQTITAQSVSEGGLPGFGVPVALVALVATAVLVLRRGR
- a CDS encoding DUF5817 domain-containing protein, which produces MYSVVGCNGCSNLWIVDGRPETTQCPRCGKRRTFKKLKKFVETDDEDHAREMRASMLANRQGHGEAFAELDSFAEMDSQADSAGMDDEEFLDRSGVDTEAVSAAANRDSSQSASKSKKQVVLDALATLDRPTEAEVVGYADERGVSSDYVERALDKLARRGEVSESRGRYRRV
- a CDS encoding J domain-containing protein, which gives rise to MHRSRLLLGIAAIFAGITVSMVSLGFAYNLVLVIFAVPFAITTGILWYHATGRLAKKVEREAYRESSRGFGPSPGAAREQARRQASERGRWQAAGRQEATGQGRGRTGGRAAGGRTTVNGSSGPSPTEAYRILGVDADADEDAVRQAYREKVKRVHPDRADGNEEAFKRVNRAYERVRNDR
- a CDS encoding restriction endonuclease, encoding MIRHIPESEFPEFVAALWGKQGWQTTVTEKSGKSFVALQRDGAEGLIWTKPGTGNAVSGQELQQFVGICKKFGVNEGAVVTPGTFSEDAEKLGSQAGVQLVDGEKLRTIVEARELHDLVERFADGGGDEPDSDEDGFSLPISIPESVPLPDEVPRKAVTVVFVAILAIVAATVVAPMILGTGGTVQTNGGWNVTANSTAPTDATGALDVRWNAKRVSKLNPESGDDGVYKPDDGEEFLLVSMNVTNAGSDSLGLRPQAFALRSNGTLHGHQPLKNATGFQPSVLDGGESTSVWLVFSIDADAPNATIVTTGRLRRDHVRTEFSHDETLTVET
- a CDS encoding NUDIX domain-containing protein, which codes for MAPQNDSLAWETLESGVAYSCPGFDVRNEDVRLPDGTETDFDYITEPESVVVLPFTEDGDVVIIEEWRQAVSRVSRGLPVGGVEPADDDLAAAARRELVEETGYEAARVSHLTTVEPANGFADSVHHYFVAYDCVPTGEQELDHNETIRPTTTTFDGLREEIADDGVYDGRTVLGVLYYELLGE
- the hmgA gene encoding hydroxymethylglutaryl-CoA reductase (NADPH), which translates into the protein MTDADDLAEQVLAGDLRLYELEDHADHDTAAAARRKLLESETDATLDTVGQYAFPAEDAETAIENMVGTIQVPLGVAGPVAVSGGSADGEYYLPLATTEGALLASVNRGCSVIDSAGGADARVTKQGMTRAPVFRVQGITEAEEVVNWVRDNRDALAETAESTTNHGELLDVTTYVVGDSVFLRFVYDTKDAMGMNMATIATREAASLVEEETPASLVALSGNLCSDKKPAAINAVEGRGRSVTADVKIPREVVEERLHTTPEAIEEANTRKNLVGSAKAGALGFNAHAANVVAAAFLATGQDAAQVVEGSNAITTVEAREDELYASVSIASLEVGTVGGGTKLPTQAEALDVLGLRGGGDPAGSNADALAEIITVGALAGELSLLAALASRHLSSAHEELGR